CTGCAACTTCTCCTTGAGCTCATCAGTTAGCATTTTCTGAGAAAGGATTTTCTGCTGGAGGTCATTGCATTCGGCTGCTTTGGCTGCCACGACGTCTTGCAAATCAGCAATCACTTTGCCCTCGTTAGTTGCtgctctttccttttttagagTGACTATATCAGCCTCCAGGCTCGAAGCCTGAGCTTTAACTTTAGAAAGCTCTGATTTTAAAGTATTGCTCGcctctttttccttttggaGTTCCAACTCAGACTCGTTTTGCTGCTTTTCAGCGGCGGCCTTTTGGTTTTCAAGGGTTTTGATCACATCCTCCTGTTTCTTCAGCAACACCTTCAGCTGGTTGTCCTTCAGGAATAAAACCTGATTTAAATCCTCTCTGTAACGAACCAGTTGTGCCCTGAGCATAGCGTTCTCTGAATTGAGATCATCCATTTGATGTAAGAGTTTCCTTATTTCGTGTTTAAGGCCTCTGGTGGCACCACCTTCCCCATCAGCAGAGCCCTCTTTACCCTTTAACCCTAACTGACTCTTTGCTTCAAGCATTCTGTATTCGGACATCAGTCGCTCCCGTTCACTCTGCAAAGACACCATTGAGTTCTTGAATGACTCCATCTTAGCAGCCATCTGCTCCTTTTCCTGGATAGACCTGTTTACTTCAATTTGCAGACTTTTGACCTTTGCTTCAAGGCCCCTCAACTCTTTGCCCAGCTTTTCTCTCTGGTAGCGTGAAGAACTTAACCTGTCCTCGTACACTGCTGCCTGGGTGCGGTGATTGGTCTGGAGTTGTTCTAGATATCCTGACATCTGTCCGTCTCTACAGGACAGCAAAGACGATATCTCAGCATCTTTGCTTTGGAGGAGTGTTTTCAGTTGCAGGCAAATTCCCTCCTGCTTCTCAAAGTCCGCTTGAACTTGGTCACTTTGCGACTGCAAAAGCAGCAGCTGAGCATCTGAGTCTGCGTTTACCTTCTCTAGTTGCTGGAGATTTAGGCGCATTTGGGGAATCAAATCTTCTTTGTCGGCAAGCTGTCTTTTCACTGAATCTTTATCTTGCTCTGTTCTTTCCACCTGAGCGCTGAGTTCCTCCACCTTCACAGCCATGAGCTCCACGGTCTCGGTAAGTTCAGCGTTGCTTGCGCTCATGATGAACAGCTGTCTCTGCTGCGCAGCGGCAGCGACGGAGTATTCATTGAGAGTCCTCTCCAGTCTCGACTTGGTCACCCGTAGTTCATTCACCTCTTTGTCCTTCACTCTCATGTCTTCCAGGAATCTCTTAATCACAAAACCCTGTTCAAGGAGCTGGCTGTCCTTCTCGTGTAACGTCTTTTGGTACAAATCATTCCACAGTCTGGAAGCATTGGCACCTTGAGGAGTGGCAGATAAAGCAGACAGCTTTGTCTCATTAGTCTCAGCTGATCGTTTCAGAGTATTTATCTGTAGATCTTGAGAGTCTAGGTGCTTCCTCAGTTCATTCACTTTTTgactttctttatcttttaggTCCTTGAGTTCATCGATCTGTTGTTCTAACATATATTGATTCTCTAAATAATAATTGATTTGTTGCTCATCAATATTTTGCAGTGATTTCGTTTCATCCAGGACCTGATCCTCAGACTTTTGACTCTCCTCTGACATGTCAAAAGCCAGATGGTCTCTTTCAGACTCAAGACTTAACATCTTTTCTGTGGCCTGCTGGAGGAGGTTCTTGTGTGTAATCAGCTCAGCCTCATCTAGTTTACCTCTCTCCTCTAGAGCCAATATTTTCTCTGAGCCTTTCTTTAGTTCTTTCTCCAACTGTTCACAGGCTGACCGCGAGGTCTTCAAAGTGCTCTCTAAATCTAAAATCAGTTCCTGGTATTTAATGCAGTTTTGTTGCAGCTGATTTATCTCCTGATGCTTTTCTTTGAGTAGCTCCTGCAGTTCTTTCTTCACATTCTTGGAGCCCTCGCTGCCCCTCTGAACCGTCTTGAGCTTCTCCTCAAACGCTCGGACCAGTTTGAGCTGCTCTTGCTCTTTTTCACGAAGAACTTGACTGCTCATCTCTTTACAAGCTGCCAGCTCGGAGGACAGCTGCTTGTTTTGGGTTTGGTAAACAGACACAGACTCCGTCAGTTCATCAATCCTTTCAGAGTTTTTGAGGATCACAGTTTccaaatattcattttcatttttcactttgtctGAAATCTCTTGAGCATTTTCAAGCTCCTCTTGCAGAAGAGACTTATCGTCCTCCAAGATTCTCACCTTCTCATTGAGGCTGATGGTCCCTTGGCTGTGACTGTTAATGATTTCATTGAGCTCTTTAATATCATCGTCTTTCTTTGCCAGCTGAGACTCGTGATCATTCTGTATCTTCTCAATTCTTTCAGAAAGAGTTTGCTTCTCCTTTTGTAACAAGTTGTTGATTTCCAACTGAGCACCGAGTTCGGTTTTCTGGGCCTCAATCTGGGCAGTCAGTGAATTATTCAAACTGAGTGCTTCGTCAAGTTTAAGCTGCAtgttgtttgtgtatgcatttgATCCCAGGTGCTTCTCTTCCAATGAACAGCTAGCTTCTTGAAGCTTTTGTGCCAGTTGGTTATTTTCAGCCTCCAATTCAGTGAGCCTCTGTCTGAGGTCCTTTGATGACTCTTTAAATCTGCAAATCTCAGCCTCGCACATTGccattttgagtttttcttcagtcagctcctttttaattttctgattCTCTTCCTCCAGATCCTCGATCTTCTGCCGTTTCTCATTGGAAAATGTATGCATCTGGTCTTTAATTCTTCCAttttcttcctccatctctctaaCTTGCTTGTCCAAAATCTCCAGCTCGGTGTCTTGTTTGTGGACTTTTCTGAGGGCTTCTTGCCTATCTCTTTTAGCCCCCTCCAAAAGCTGCCTCATCTTATCCATTTCACTGCTTACATTTTCGTAAGCTTGTAAAAGAGACTCGTACTCTTGTTTCAGCTCGGCATGCGTTGACTTCCACTTGCACAGCTCCTCTGTTTGAGAGTCCTTAAGAGATTCAACCTGGCATGAGAAAGCTTGTTTCTGCTGGGTGATGTTTTCTATGGTTAGCTTCAAGCTTTCACAGGCTGCCGAAAGGCTGCGATTTTCCTTGAAGATGCCATCAGCGTTGGTGCGGAGCTTCTCTTTCTCCGTGTTCAGAGATGACACAGAGCTTTCCAGGTCCTCATTTTGTTGTCTCAACTTCAGCACTGATGATTCCAGAGAAAAGTACTCGGCTTCTTTAGCTTCATGTTTGGCTGACAGCTTTTCTACTTCTTCCTTGAGTGCTGCGTTTTCCTTCAAGAGTTCTTTCCTCGAAACTAAAGCTGCTTGAAGTTTCCTGGTTAGGAGAGCAACTTTGCCTCCGTTGTCCTTATCGTTTATTTTGGTGCCATCGTCTCGAGATTTCTGGAGCTCATCAGCctctgttttcatcttttcaatTGAGGTTtcatgcattttaatttgcTGCTTTAATTGCAGTTCAAGTGCAGAAATTAGTTCCTTATTTTCTATAACCTGAGTCTGAGAAACTAACAAGGCCTCATCCCTCTCCTTTAATTTCACTTCAAAGTTTTCAGCACATTTGCAAGGCAAACAAACGGCTTCTTTGTTAACATCTCCCTGTTGAATGCACATTTCCGGTTTGTCTTGATGTAGGTGCTCATTTACTGTCTCCTTCAGTTGCTTATTCAGCGTGGTTACCTCATCCCTGAGTTCATTGATTATTCTGAaagcattttccttttcttgctGTAACAAATCCAAATGCCTTTGCCTTTCATTACAAAGTGATTGTGTTTTTTCGAGCTCCTCGGTCAAAACACCTTTGTTGTCACTaagctgctgctgtgtttctgCTAATGTCTTTTGGATGGTTAAAACTTCCAAGGATTTCTGTGAAACTAAAGCAACTGCTGTCTCAAGTTCCACTTGCATCTGATTGCTTCTCTCCAAAAGAGCAATGTTTTCTTCTACAAGGAGAtgatatttttcttcatttgcgTGCATGTGTTCCTCCAGTGCAGACTCCGAGATGCTCAGCTGGGTCTTTAAAaccatgttttcatttaataaagCTTGCTTCTCCTGTTGGGTCTTTAGCTCCGCAACTTTAATGGCTTCTTGACAATTCTCAACTTCTTTCGTTTTCTCTTTTACTTCTGCATGTGCTTTCTCTAAGCCGCTCTCTACCATGTGAAGTTTTGATTTCAAAGCTTCTGCTCTTTGTTCCATGACTGCCAGAACCTCTTCTTTGCTTGCCATCTCAAGAGACATGCTCTCACATTTGGATTTCAAATGTTGTACCTCTGTTTGCAAGTTTGATAGAGAATGGCACTGGCTCTCTTTCTCAGCCAGAGACATCTTCAGATCTTGTAGAGTCCTATCTCTCTCCTCAACAAGCTGCCTTAAGGTGGCCAGTTCATCTAGATCGGACAAAGAGCTTTTACGGAGGTCCTCCAGTTCCCTGACCTTCTCGTCAAAGTCTAACTGGACAGCGTTTAGCTCATTTGTCTGCTGACAGCGTTGTTCCAGGAGAGCCTTGTAGTCGTCTTTCAGTTCAGCTAGCTCTTGAgacaatttcttttcattttcttgagCGTTCTTCAGGGTCTCTTTGCGGGCCAGCAAGGCAGCCTGGGCCTTTTTCTGTAGCTTTGCCTTTTCAAGTTTCATCTGTGCAAGCTCATTTTCTAGATCAACAGCAGTAGCAGTGGAGGAAGTTTTCTCCTTTAACACATCTTCACatgtctttatttcattttgaagctCTTCTGTTTGCTGCACCCAGATGTTTCGGTCTCGCTCAAACGCTTCTTCTTTCTCAGCAGCGCTGGACTGCAGCTGCTTTATAAGCGAGCTGTTCTCAACCAGCGTTTGCAACATTTCAGACAAACGCACTTCTTTCTCATTTAATGTGGTTtgcaaaatctgtttttctgacTGTAATTGTTCCACGAGTCTTTCACTTTCTGCTTTGTGTCTTAGaatctctccttctttctcaagaatcttcttttcagaaagagaaatgttttcttcatacattttttcagcGGCCTGAGCTTGATTTTTTAATTCCTGTAATTTATTCTGCAAAAGTGAAACCTCAATTTTATCCtttgcattttcttctttttgggtTTCATATTGCTCAATTTTCTTCAACAGATCCTTTCTTACAATGAACGCAGCTTGAAGCTTCTTCTTCGTTGCATCTTTTTCTTTCGATACCTTGGCTATTTCGCTCTTTAGATCatcatttttcttatttagcTCGAAATTCTCTGAATTCTTAGACTCAATTTCACTTTGAGAGCGTGAAATATGTTCCTCTAACTGCTGAGAAATCTCTCCAAGCCTCTTCTTGGAGGATTTGTGTTCCTGCTCCATGCTTTCCAATTGCTCTGTCAGAGATGCCTTTTCCTCATCGAGTTTTATTCTTTCATTTGATGCAGATTCTATCACTTGGGCGATGAATCCATCTTTGTCCCTTAACTGCTGACTAAGTCCAGCAAGTAATTCCTTCTGCTGACTTATCTGAATCCTCATACAGTTGATTTGATCATCTTTTGCTTGTGAGTCACTGCGTAAAGAAGAGTGTTTGAGAGTagcttccttctctttctctaatTGAGCACTGAGCTGAGTTTGTAGATGCTCTATCATCTCTTGCAAAAGAGCATTTTGTTGACCCTTCTCATCATGACTTCTCTCTTCTTTATTAAgtgtattctgtgttttttgtaattccGCAACAGTTTTTTCCAACTCATTTTTCAAAGCATCTACCTCAGACTGATGACTTTCTTGTAACAGTTTTATCATGTCCTGTAAGGAggctttttctttctgtgacacAGCTGAACTCTCAGGTGTGGTTACTGGCAAGACAGAAGGATCTTTGTCTGTACCATTTTGTCTTGCGACAAGTTTATGTATCTCGTGTTCTGCAGCCTTTAGAGCCTGTTGCAAACTGGTCTTCTCATTATCTTTCTCCTGGACAGATGTTAACACCTTCTCAAGTTGAATCCTGGATGCTGCCGCCTCCGTCTCTTTTGCGCTCAGTTGATCAGAACCCTGTCTAAGTGCAGATGAAGCCTCGGCTAGTTTCTCCTGCAAACTCTCCAAGTCACCTTTCAAATCATTAACTTTAACATCTttagatttcatttcattttcaacacttttcaatTGCTCTGCAAGTAGGTTCTTGTCATGTTTTTCTCTATCCAAAACTAACAGCCACTCTTTCTCAGAATCCTGCAGAATCTGCTCTATCTTTTGAATGGTGCCTTTTAATTCAGAAACTTCCTCATCTTTGGCACTAACCTTTGCTTGAAGGCTCTCCTTCTCGGACATCGTGTTCTCCATTATTGCGTTCATGCTGCTGGACTGCTGCTCCATTTGAACCTGCAGCTCCCCCTGCGATGTCCATATTTGATGATGTTGCCTTTCCAGCTCTTCCCTCTCTGCAAGATGTTTTCTAACTTCCTCCTGCAAATGTGCGTTTTCATTACTCGCAGCTGTAAGGAGCTTCTGGCTCTCTTCCTTTGACAAAGTAATCTCCTCATTTAGTCTCTTATTTTGTTGCTCTAGTTTCTGCATTTCTGAAACCAGCTGGGAAGCCTGTTTGGCCTGGGAAGTGTACTGACTGTTAATTGCATGGAGAGCCATTTCCCTCTGCTCGAGGTTTTCTGTCAGCGCATTCATTTGTGCCACAACTTGAAGATGTTGTGATTTGAGTCTTTCTATTTCAACAGTCAGCTGCGAAACACTTGCTTGGTGAGAAGCAAAAGCTTCGTCCTTTTCCTTTAAAAGACATGAGTTCAGGTCTTCAGTCTTCTCGAGTTTGTGATGGATCGCAGATAACTCATTTCTCAGTGTTTCTATAGTGTAATTTGCCGTCTGATGTTCGTTACCGGTGTCATCCAATATCTTCTGAAGTTTGGACACCTCGTCAGTCCTTTGGGACAGTTGTGTTCTCACATCTTGCAGCATTTCTAAGTTAGCTGCATATTTCTCTTGTAGGTTGTTAAAGGCACTTTGTGTTTCCTCTGCTgacattttgaagtttttggACTCAGTGGACAGTAGCTGAATTTGATTCTGTAGCTGTGACACTAACTCTGTGTTTTCCATGAACTGAGTTTTAAAGAGCAAAGCCTCATCTGCTCTTCGCTGAACATCCTGAAGAGACGTTGATTGGTCCAAAAGAGCTACCTGTTTTTCCTCTAAGGCCTTCTTCAGATTTTCCACCTCAGATATCCGTTCTTGGAGGGTGCTTTTGAGCTTTGCCACTGACTCTTCAAGGTGTGAAGTCTTTTCTTTCAAGCTCTCACACTCCACCTCTTTGGCATGTAGATTTGAATTAAGATTCTCAATAGCACCTGAAAAATGGCTTTGATATTCAAGACTCGACTGTTCCTTTTTCTCCAAAGTATTTTTCAGTACATGTGACTCTGAAGAAAGACTGTCAACCTGTCCTCGTAGTTTACAAACAGAATCTTCAAGCTCTGAAACTTTTGCACTTAAACTGACATTGTCATCCGCTTTCTGTTTCAGCTGCCCCTCCTGCTCATTAATCCTACTGTTGAGTTGCTGGATCAAATTCTCCTGCTGTTTCAGGGAGTCATCTTTTCCTTGCATGATCAAATTAAGCCTCTCCCTTTCTGAGGCTGCAGTTTTGAGTTTGTTGTCTGCATCGCAGACGGCTGCTTTCAGATGGGTGACCTCTTCGTGTGCTTTGGACAAATCTGTCACGGTTTTCTTAAACTCGGACTTTAATCTTGTGTTCTCCTCCTTCAGTGCTTCAATGTTATCATTGAAATCAATGATTTCTGCTTTCCTCTGGTCCTCCTTCTGTGTCAGTTCTGCAGTAAGTTTCTGCATGGCGGTCTTTAGGTTGGCAACTTCAACCTCAGTCTGTGCAGCGTTCTCGTTCATGGCACCAAGCTGGCTGCTGAGCAATATCACCGATTCGTTTTGTTTATTCAGCTCGTTTTTCAGGTTTTCACACTCATTTCTTCCTTCTTTCAACGTCTGTTCTTTTTGCTCTATCTGCTGTTTTGCCTCTGAGCACTCTTGCCTGAGTGACTCTACCTCACCCTTTATCTGTGATGTGAGGGCTTTCTGCTGCACGACTTCATTCTGCATAACGCTACACTCCTCTGCTTTCTGCTGAAGCATTGCGTCTTTCTCCATCAGCCCTGACTTGAGAACAGACCCTTGTTCCTGAAGCATAGATATAATATCCTGTTGTTGCAGCAGCTGGTCCTGCTGAGCTTCCAACTGTGAACTTTGTTGACTGATGTGCTTTTTTAGGCCATCAAGTTGCTCTTCTAGAAGTTGAAAttgctcttctctctccctcaacATTTTTGACAGATAAGCACATTCACTTGTTTTCTCGAGCAAACCTGCAGAGTTTGACTCTTCACTTTCCTTTAGGatcttttttaattcctcttctGCAACAGCAagcttttccttttcctgcAGAAGGCCGTCAATTATTTTCTGATTCGCTGAGGTTTGAATTTGAATCTTAGAGTTTTGTTCTAGAAGAGAGTTCCTCTCTGCGGTTAGTTCAGAAACTGATTTGATGTTCTGTGCTAAATCCTCTTGTAGTCTCTGATTGTTTTCTGTTAGGCTGTCTATCTTCACACTAAGTACAGAGTTCTGCTCAAGGGTCGCTTTAACCTGTCCGTGAAGCTCGGACAGAGACTGTGTTTGTCGAGCAAGCTCCTTGTCTCTGGCTTCACAGGCAGCGCGAAGTTGGAGATTTTCCTCAGCCACTGCCTGGATGCGGCTGTTTAAGCTAGCCGTCTCCGTTTGCCTCAGCTCTGCTTCCGACTTGAGCTTTCTGGCATTTTCTTCCATTACACGGATCTGGTCACTCAGAGCTTTAACAGTGTTGTTGGTTTCATTGACTtcgtctttgtgtttttgacactgctgtgtcacatttttcaacatttcttctctctcttcaatTTGCTGGCGAAGTACTGATTGTTCTCCATGAAGTGATTCGGCTTCTGCTTGTAGCTTGGATACAATATCTTTCTGGTGTGTGATGTCATTCTGCAAACTGTCATACCCTTCCTGCTTCTCTTTCAATATTGTATCCTTCTCCATTAACGTGGACCTCAGCCTGTGCTCCTGTTCTTGCAGCAAAGACAGGGTTTCCTGAAGCTGCGCTTGCTGCTTTTGTTGGGCCTCTACCTGTGCTCGATGATCACTGACCGCCTGCTCTTTTTCAGCCATGTCGAGCTGGAGCTGGTGTACCTTGGAAGTCAAGCTTTGCACTTGCTCCTGCAGCTGTGtcaccctctcctccctctccctgaGTGACTGGCTGAGATTActacattcatttgtttttgacacCAGAATCTCTGAGTTTGAGTGCGTGCTTTGCTCAAGAACTCGATTTAACTCACTAGTTCGAAGAGTCAAATCCTCTTTATCTTTTTGTAGCCCTTCGATTACTCTATTATTTTCAGAATGCTGCATTTCCAGTGTGGATACTTTGGCTTGCAGGGAATCCTTTTCCAGTGTAACTTCAGAAATAGTTTTTACACTTTCAGCTACTTCCAGTTcaagtctctctttctctttcgtAAGACAATCTACTTGATTCTCAAGACTCTGGTTAAGTGCAAGAGCTGATGCAATCTTTTCACTACACTGATTTACATTCTGCTTCTGTAACTCAAGATCCTCCGTCACCCCTTTAAGTTTTTCTTGCAGCTGATTTTTCTCTGCCTTTGTGCTTTTTAAGAGATTCCTGAGTTTGGAGATATTCTCAGATTTGCTTTGAAGCTCATTGCTCAATTTCTCATTTTCTAAATCCCGGTTTTGTAATTCCGTGTTGAATTTCTGCCTCTCGTCCTCGGCCTGTTTATCAGTTGTCTTCAGTTGGTTTTCCAGTGATGCTATGGTTTTCAGTTTCTCCTGTACCTCGTTTTTAATGTGCTCTTCACTTTGTACTTGCTCCTCTAATTGTTTGGACAATGTCTGCATTTCATTATTGTATCTTTCCACCTGTGCCAAAAGTTTGTTCTGTTCCTCCTTGAAAGATTTGAGTTCTTTTTCGTAGGTCTGTTCTTTATCATTAAGTTGTTGCTGTAGTTGCTCACTGCTGGTATTTTTGTCCTTGAGCTGCAAAATGAGTCTTTCTGAATCCTGCAGCTTTTGGGTGGATAAAGCCAGCTGTTCCTTTAGTGAAGCGATGTGTGTTTCACACTCCGAAAGATGATTTTGATGGCTCACAATTTGTTTCTGGGTCTCCCCCCGAAGGCACTGAATAGTTTTCTTGTCCTCTTCTGCGTGCTTTATCAGATGCTCCACTTCGGCCACCTTAGACTCGCTTTCCTCTTTGGTTTTGACCATCAAAATCTCAGTATCCTTGAGTTTCTGGACCAGCTCTGTGACCAAGGCTTGCTGGTCTGTATTCTGCGTGTCTCTGCTAATCATGGCCTCCAGCTCTGCCTTACTCAGAGCGGCTTCCACACGGACCAGGTTCTCGTCCTTGAGTCGGATCTCCTGCTTCAGAGCTGTCACCTGCTCTGCATACTCGGCCATGTTACCGGAGAGGGTCGATATCTCCTCGTCCTTCTCCAGCAGGACGTCTTTGAGTCTATCGATTTCCCGCTCGCAGCCTTGCAGGTCGTGAATGAGTTGTGCTCGTTCTTCCAAGTGGGCGGAGTTCAGTTTGTCCAGCTCCTCGTTTGTCTGATCAAGCTCCGTTTGTAAAGTTTCTATGTTGATTTCCTGCTTTTGTGtctgaaaaagaggaaa
The Etheostoma cragini isolate CJK2018 chromosome 1, CSU_Ecrag_1.0, whole genome shotgun sequence genome window above contains:
- the si:ch211-220f16.2 gene encoding golgin subfamily B member 1 isoform X1; the encoded protein is MLKWLSGEEGEPGSVGPGSPRGAAAGAAGEFTVEEMSERLTQTELLVSQLKELIREKDAALRSKDDQIKVEKETCEAKLSKLRLQNKAKVTSLNSQLEELKKQHGGQGTPTHSKKGSAEGGGEHASRGKIVLLKKKVEELEQQLARRQQKLDHKRKEVELQWQRGEEMDAMLTEKDTKLAEKEAYIVHLQTALGGDQPITPAPQQQVAEVSGAMQDLQLLVQSLTKKVGDGEERYSLLQEQTDSLKELLVTEKEQYVQKETMYKQNIQTFKDIIIQKDNQLLEMNQMHEQELFKLAAKSDASADLEQLLKALKQKLHEKEEVLLGKTQVIDVLQGEVDGRDQQIKELAERLRRLHVERESLESKMEAEKHVMRAQLRDLMEKQQAEVQRLAEQHQAQMAQTQQDLLGQLQELRKSSVEASSPSQEATGSGSMPSDPASIQRIAELEAQAKQKTDEASKSEARFLKMKAWSKARIRQLEEELKKSHAGGAPPDLTALRSRISALEEEREEILWKVEQYEELRTKNEMLGAKLVVYEEQQRTLQADLEQFTKRAASQASESGSADDTQSQVLEWQEMVAEAVSARDRAKEEKTAMALRISHMEEEREELIEDDWFFPGCSDPALATRQQELEEELSQARGLGQHKAKKLASPAQRSLQEDFEFDGQTPFLDPRSNSESTNPMEGENMGGWWPEHSSPDTDGLRSVVEELELERNQLQEQILSLEERCRDLEDRQQLQTRIETLQNESERLQSQLASVRSQQSRDAEKHQLLVSSLNEQLKGLSNTQECLESSLIEKENTLAKTSEKLELINGLRESLSAKETQYKEVSDKLLQAENTLEDVSKKCSSSEKQCSELKTEVVDLTQKLSLLKEKTQKQEINIETLQTELDQTNEELDKLNSAHLEERAQLIHDLQGCEREIDRLKDVLLEKDEEISTLSGNMAEYAEQVTALKQEIRLKDENLVRVEAALSKAELEAMISRDTQNTDQQALVTELVQKLKDTEILMVKTKEESESKVAEVEHLIKHAEEDKKTIQCLRGETQKQIVSHQNHLSECETHIASLKEQLALSTQKLQDSERLILQLKDKNTSSEQLQQQLNDKEQTYEKELKSFKEEQNKLLAQVERYNNEMQTLSKQLEEQVQSEEHIKNEVQEKLKTIASLENQLKTTDKQAEDERQKFNTELQNRDLENEKLSNELQSKSENISKLRNLLKSTKAEKNQLQEKLKGVTEDLELQKQNVNQCSEKIASALALNQSLENQVDCLTKEKERLELEVAESVKTISEVTLEKDSLQAKVSTLEMQHSENNRVIEGLQKDKEDLTLRTSELNRVLEQSTHSNSEILVSKTNECSNLSQSLREREERVTQLQEQVQSLTSKVHQLQLDMAEKEQAVSDHRAQVEAQQKQQAQLQETLSLLQEQEHRLRSTLMEKDTILKEKQEGYDSLQNDITHQKDIVSKLQAEAESLHGEQSVLRQQIEEREEMLKNVTQQCQKHKDEVNETNNTVKALSDQIRVMEENARKLKSEAELRQTETASLNSRIQAVAEENLQLRAACEARDKELARQTQSLSELHGQVKATLEQNSVLSVKIDSLTENNQRLQEDLAQNIKSVSELTAERNSLLEQNSKIQIQTSANQKIIDGLLQEKEKLAVAEEELKKILKESEESNSAGLLEKTSECAYLSKMLREREEQFQLLEEQLDGLKKHISQQSSQLEAQQDQLLQQQDIISMLQEQGSVLKSGLMEKDAMLQQKAEECSVMQNEVVQQKALTSQIKGEVESLRQECSEAKQQIEQKEQTLKEGRNECENLKNELNKQNESVILLSSQLGAMNENAAQTEVEVANLKTAMQKLTAELTQKEDQRKAEIIDFNDNIEALKEENTRLKSEFKKTVTDLSKAHEEVTHLKAAVCDADNKLKTAASERERLNLIMQGKDDSLKQQENLIQQLNSRINEQEGQLKQKADDNVSLSAKVSELEDSVCKLRGQVDSLSSESHVLKNTLEKKEQSSLEYQSHFSGAIENLNSNLHAKEVECESLKEKTSHLEESVAKLKSTLQERISEVENLKKALEEKQVALLDQSTSLQDVQRRADEALLFKTQFMENTELVSQLQNQIQLLSTESKNFKMSAEETQSAFNNLQEKYAANLEMLQDVRTQLSQRTDEVSKLQKILDDTGNEHQTANYTIETLRNELSAIHHKLEKTEDLNSCLLKEKDEAFASHQASVSQLTVEIERLKSQHLQVVAQMNALTENLEQREMALHAINSQYTSQAKQASQLVSEMQKLEQQNKRLNEEITLSKEESQKLLTAASNENAHLQEEVRKHLAEREELERQHHQIWTSQGELQVQMEQQSSSMNAIMENTMSEKESLQAKEARQKMDELQQTVKKMQTNRLSHEKEISSFQEETANIGLNTERKDTLPVKEAVVLAGESGRDEVVSRLQAERIQLHGDLQRCMYEIQQRDQYLQQLNLKLQQGVEEKGAVVAQMRAVSQTLRDTQNRCHWLEAQVQGQSQGSVYAEVAPGAPQERSINSTSAGTAEASQLQERLLELEQSLTDERARRETAEEALRLAEDTAKSVESSLSRNSQRDFSIEMEAEDEWDTLSLNPNQPLIARKVKGGAVACRRWLRGRSLYFSRLLTSRARSRYFFLVYLLIIHALVLMCLTGAL